One window of Paenibacillus albicereus genomic DNA carries:
- the purQ gene encoding phosphoribosylformylglycinamidine synthase subunit PurQ → MKFAVIVFPGSNCDIDCYKAVEETIGQSVDYVWHTATDLSAYDAILVPGGFSYGDYLRCGAIARFAPVMAEVVKAAEAGKYVLGICNGFQILTEAGLLPGALLRNRDLKFLCHPSPLEVVNASTPFTNQYRQGEVISIPIAHGEGNYYCDDETLARLQQNNQIVFRYANGGNPNGSVHDIAGICSERGNVVGMMPHPERAVSQLLGSEDGKRMFTSILNAWREQHDAAVNS, encoded by the coding sequence ATGAAGTTCGCCGTCATCGTTTTCCCCGGATCGAACTGCGACATCGACTGCTACAAGGCGGTCGAAGAGACGATCGGGCAGTCCGTCGACTACGTCTGGCATACGGCCACCGATCTCTCCGCCTACGACGCGATCCTCGTGCCGGGCGGCTTCTCCTACGGCGACTATCTGCGCTGCGGCGCGATCGCCCGCTTCGCTCCGGTCATGGCCGAGGTCGTCAAGGCGGCCGAGGCCGGCAAGTACGTGCTGGGCATCTGCAACGGCTTCCAGATCCTGACCGAGGCCGGCCTGCTGCCGGGCGCGCTGCTGCGCAACCGCGACCTCAAGTTCCTTTGCCACCCGTCGCCGCTCGAGGTCGTCAACGCCTCGACGCCGTTCACGAACCAGTACCGCCAGGGCGAGGTCATCTCGATTCCGATCGCCCACGGCGAAGGCAACTACTACTGCGACGACGAGACGCTGGCGCGGCTGCAGCAGAACAACCAGATCGTGTTCCGCTACGCGAATGGCGGCAACCCGAACGGCTCGGTCCACGACATCGCCGGCATCTGCAGCGAGCGCGGCAACGTCGTCGGCATGATGCCGCATCCCGAGCGGGCGGTCAGCCAGCTGCTCGGCTCCGAGGACGGCAAGCGGATGTTCACATCGATTTTGAACGCATGGAGGGAACAGCATGACGCAGCAGTCAACAGCTAA
- the purS gene encoding phosphoribosylformylglycinamidine synthase subunit PurS, with amino-acid sequence MKATVYVTIKQNVLDPQGTAVQGALHSMGFAEVDKVRIGKYLELTLDTTDRAEAEERVRAMCEKLLANTVVEDYRFELEG; translated from the coding sequence ATGAAAGCAACCGTATACGTGACGATCAAGCAAAACGTGCTCGACCCGCAAGGAACGGCCGTGCAGGGAGCCCTGCACAGCATGGGCTTCGCGGAAGTGGACAAGGTCCGCATCGGCAAGTACCTGGAGCTGACCCTGGACACGACGGACCGCGCCGAGGCCGAGGAGCGCGTGCGCGCCATGTGCGAGAAGCTGCTGGCCAACACGGTCGTGGAAGACTACCGCTTCGAGCTGGAGGGCTGA
- a CDS encoding phosphoribosylaminoimidazolesuccinocarboxamide synthase, giving the protein MAAATTALSTAADLIEAPLLYKGKVRELYDLGEQYLIVVTDRISAFDYVLDPPVPDKGNVLNRLSAYWFEQTAALQPNHVVHTAVELLGDLVQDKDALRSRIMVTRKAERIDIECVVRGYITGGGWRQYAATGQINGIPLPEGLRKNERFPRPIFTPAAKNDVGHDEDIPFSRMEELVGADVAAELRDRSIRLYEFAHARCLEQGILLADCKFEFGLVDGEIILIDEIFTPDSSRFWAQDKYELDIEIDSMDKEPVRTYLLGSDWDRDSKPAPLPEPVVAATTARYRAIYRAIVGEELS; this is encoded by the coding sequence ATGGCCGCAGCAACGACGGCGCTATCGACGGCCGCGGACCTCATCGAGGCGCCGCTGCTCTATAAAGGAAAAGTCCGCGAGCTCTACGATCTCGGAGAGCAGTACCTGATCGTCGTCACCGACCGCATCAGCGCGTTCGACTACGTGCTCGATCCGCCCGTGCCGGACAAGGGCAACGTGCTCAACCGGCTGAGCGCGTACTGGTTCGAGCAGACGGCGGCCCTTCAGCCCAACCATGTCGTCCACACGGCCGTGGAGCTGCTCGGTGACCTCGTCCAGGACAAGGACGCGCTGCGCAGCCGTATCATGGTGACGCGCAAGGCGGAGCGGATCGACATCGAATGCGTCGTGCGCGGCTACATCACCGGCGGCGGCTGGCGTCAATATGCGGCGACCGGCCAGATCAACGGCATCCCGCTGCCGGAGGGGCTGCGCAAGAACGAGCGCTTCCCGCGGCCGATCTTCACCCCGGCGGCCAAAAACGACGTCGGCCATGACGAGGACATCCCGTTCTCGCGCATGGAAGAGCTGGTCGGCGCGGACGTCGCGGCCGAGCTGCGCGACCGCAGCATCCGGCTGTACGAATTCGCGCATGCGCGCTGCCTGGAGCAAGGCATCCTGCTGGCCGACTGCAAGTTCGAGTTCGGGCTCGTCGACGGCGAGATCATCCTGATCGACGAGATCTTTACGCCGGACAGCTCGCGCTTCTGGGCGCAGGACAAGTACGAGCTCGACATCGAGATCGACAGCATGGACAAAGAGCCGGTGCGCACGTATCTGCTCGGCTCCGACTGGGACCGGGACAGCAAGCCCGCCCCGCTGCCGGAGCCGGTCGTCGCCGCGACGACCGCTCGCTATCGCGCCATCTACCGCGCCATTGTCGGCGAAGAGCTGAGCTGA